From a single Micromonospora pallida genomic region:
- a CDS encoding DUF5319 domain-containing protein, with protein MHDEPIDPFNGDPADPAAGLHDPGDDASLEPLTDVERQDVLEDLADLEIYQALLAPIGVRGLVIECEDCREPHYFDWDLLRGNLRHLLSSGRPRVHEPAYDPDPDHYVTWDYARGYADGVHDTLTESGEDDTEPATD; from the coding sequence GTGCACGACGAGCCCATCGATCCGTTCAACGGCGACCCGGCCGACCCGGCCGCCGGCCTGCACGACCCCGGTGACGACGCCTCGCTCGAACCGCTGACCGACGTCGAGCGGCAGGACGTCCTGGAGGATCTTGCGGACCTGGAGATCTACCAGGCGCTGCTGGCGCCGATCGGCGTCCGTGGGTTGGTGATCGAGTGCGAGGACTGCCGCGAGCCGCACTACTTCGACTGGGACCTGCTCCGGGGCAACCTGCGCCACCTGCTCAGCTCCGGGCGTCCCCGGGTGCACGAGCCGGCCTACGACCCGGATCCCGACCACTACGTCACCTGGGACTACGCGCGCGGCTACGCGGACGGGGTGCACGACACCCTGACCGAGTCCGGCGAGGACGACACCGAACCGGCCACGGACTGA
- the guaB gene encoding IMP dehydrogenase, with translation MDISPSTDRPAGAEPGELGGHLPELPAGSARVIPLGLTFDDVLLQPGESDVVPSRVNTVTRLTRNVTLSVPLLSSAMDTVTEARMAIAMARQGGIGVLHRNLSVEDQALQVDLVKRSESGMITNPVTASPDDTLRDVDALCGRYRISGVPVVDAEGQLVGIVTNRDMRFVSEPGTPVREIMTRTPLVTAPVGVSKDEALSLLRQHKVEKLPIVDDSGRLRGLITVKDFTKSEQYPNATKDEAGRLRVAAAVGVGEDAYKRARALVDAGVDVLIVDTAHGHQRAVLEMVRQLKKDTTADIVGGNVATYAGAKALVDAGADGVKVGVGPGAICTTRIVAGVGVPQITAIMEAARAARPAGVPVIGDGGIQYSGDIAKALVAGADTVMLGSLLAGCEESPGELIFVNGKQFKAYRGMGSLGAMQSRGQAKSYSKDRYFQQDVTSDEKLVPEGVEGQVPYRGPLSRVAHQLIGGLRLAMGYAGAESIPELHQRGQLIRITAAGLKESHPHDIQMTVEAPNYHTR, from the coding sequence GTGGATATTTCGCCCAGCACCGATCGTCCGGCGGGCGCCGAGCCCGGCGAGCTGGGCGGCCACCTGCCGGAACTGCCCGCCGGTTCGGCGCGGGTGATCCCGCTCGGCCTGACCTTCGACGACGTGCTGCTCCAGCCCGGTGAGTCGGACGTGGTGCCAAGCCGGGTCAACACGGTCACCCGGCTGACCCGTAACGTCACCCTCTCCGTACCGCTGCTCTCCAGCGCGATGGACACGGTGACCGAGGCACGGATGGCGATCGCCATGGCCCGCCAGGGCGGCATCGGCGTGCTGCACCGCAACCTCTCCGTCGAGGACCAGGCGCTCCAGGTCGACCTGGTCAAGCGCTCCGAGTCGGGCATGATCACCAACCCGGTGACGGCCAGCCCGGACGACACCCTCCGCGACGTCGACGCGCTCTGCGGGCGGTACCGCATCTCCGGCGTGCCGGTGGTGGACGCCGAGGGCCAGCTCGTCGGCATCGTCACCAACCGGGACATGCGGTTCGTCTCCGAGCCGGGCACCCCGGTCCGGGAGATCATGACCCGTACCCCGCTGGTCACCGCCCCGGTCGGGGTCAGCAAGGACGAGGCGCTGAGCCTGCTGCGTCAGCACAAGGTCGAGAAGCTGCCGATCGTCGACGACTCCGGCCGGCTGCGCGGGCTGATCACCGTCAAGGACTTCACCAAGAGCGAGCAGTACCCGAACGCCACCAAGGACGAGGCTGGTCGGCTCCGGGTCGCCGCCGCCGTCGGGGTCGGCGAGGACGCGTACAAGCGCGCCCGGGCGCTGGTCGACGCGGGCGTGGACGTGCTGATCGTGGACACCGCGCACGGGCACCAGCGGGCCGTGCTGGAGATGGTCCGCCAGCTCAAGAAGGACACCACCGCCGACATCGTCGGCGGCAACGTGGCCACGTACGCCGGAGCGAAGGCGCTGGTCGACGCGGGTGCCGACGGGGTCAAGGTCGGGGTCGGGCCGGGTGCGATCTGCACCACCCGGATCGTCGCCGGCGTGGGCGTGCCGCAGATCACCGCGATCATGGAAGCGGCCCGGGCCGCCCGCCCGGCCGGCGTGCCGGTGATCGGTGACGGTGGCATCCAGTACTCCGGCGACATCGCCAAGGCGCTGGTCGCCGGAGCCGACACGGTGATGCTCGGCAGCCTGCTGGCCGGTTGCGAGGAGAGCCCCGGCGAGCTCATCTTCGTCAACGGGAAGCAGTTCAAGGCGTACCGGGGGATGGGGTCGCTGGGTGCGATGCAGTCCCGGGGGCAGGCCAAGTCGTACTCCAAGGACCGCTACTTCCAGCAGGACGTGACCAGCGACGAGAAGCTGGTCCCGGAGGGCGTGGAGGGCCAGGTGCCGTACCGGGGGCCGCTCTCCCGGGTCGCTCACCAGCTCATCGGTGGCCTGCGGCTGGCGATGGGGTACGCCGGCGCGGAGAGCATCCCCGAGCTGCACCAGCGGGGCCAGCTCATCCGGATCACCGCGGCCGGGCTGAAGGAGAGCCACCCGCACGACATCCAGATGACCGTCGAGGCGCCGAACTACCACACCCGCTGA
- a CDS encoding GuaB3 family IMP dehydrogenase-related protein — MRDVVEIGLGKTAQRGYHLDDIAIVPSRRTRDVDDVSTAWQLDAYPFGIPCVAHPSDATMSPASAVRLGQLGGLGVLNVEGLWTRYENPTKVLEELAALGEDARATKRLQEVYAEPIRPDLIAERVRELRAGGGTVAVRVSPQHTLALAPVILDAGVDILVIQGTIVSAEHVSTTDEPLNLKEFIADLDLPVIVGGCTDYKTALHLMRTGAAGVIVGIGGDGWSTTESVLGIRVPMATAIADAAAARRDYLDETGGRYVHLIADGDVQTSGDIAKALGCGADAVMLGEPLSLCEEAPAGGAWWHSAASHPSLPRGAFEVAGEPLGSMERLLFGPADEPDGQLNLFGGLRRAMAKCGYRDLKEFQKVGLVLDR, encoded by the coding sequence ATGCGTGACGTGGTCGAGATCGGACTGGGCAAGACCGCGCAGCGCGGCTACCACCTGGACGACATCGCCATCGTGCCGAGCCGCCGGACCCGCGACGTCGACGACGTCTCCACGGCCTGGCAGCTCGACGCGTACCCGTTCGGCATTCCCTGTGTCGCGCACCCGTCGGACGCGACGATGAGCCCGGCCTCGGCGGTCCGGCTCGGCCAGCTCGGCGGGCTGGGCGTGCTCAACGTCGAGGGCCTCTGGACCCGGTACGAGAACCCGACCAAGGTGCTGGAGGAGCTGGCCGCGCTCGGCGAGGACGCCCGGGCCACCAAGCGCCTCCAGGAGGTGTACGCCGAGCCGATCCGCCCGGACCTGATCGCCGAGCGGGTCCGGGAACTGCGGGCCGGGGGCGGCACGGTGGCCGTCCGGGTCTCGCCGCAGCACACCCTGGCGCTGGCCCCGGTGATCCTGGACGCCGGGGTCGACATCCTGGTCATCCAGGGCACCATCGTCTCCGCCGAGCACGTCTCCACCACCGACGAGCCGCTGAACCTCAAGGAGTTCATCGCCGACCTCGACCTGCCGGTGATCGTCGGCGGCTGCACCGACTACAAGACGGCGCTGCACCTGATGCGTACCGGCGCGGCCGGGGTGATCGTCGGCATCGGCGGCGACGGCTGGTCGACCACCGAGTCGGTGCTCGGCATCCGGGTGCCGATGGCGACCGCCATCGCGGACGCGGCGGCGGCCCGTCGGGACTACCTCGACGAGACCGGCGGCCGGTACGTGCACCTGATCGCCGACGGCGACGTGCAGACCTCCGGCGACATCGCCAAGGCGCTGGGCTGCGGCGCGGACGCGGTGATGCTCGGCGAGCCGCTCTCGCTCTGCGAGGAGGCCCCGGCCGGCGGCGCGTGGTGGCACTCGGCGGCCAGCCATCCGTCCCTGCCCCGGGGCGCGTTCGAGGTGGCCGGCGAGCCGCTCGGCTCGATGGAGCGGCTGCTGTTCGGCCCGGCCGACGAGCCGGACGGCCAGCTCAACCTTTTCGGCGGCCTGCGCCGGGCGATGGCCAAGTGCGGCTACCGCGACCTGAAGGAGTTCCAGAAGGTCGGTCTGGTCCTCGACCGCTGA
- a CDS encoding M1 family metallopeptidase, translated as MTQVRRTTAARRAALLLVTGLLAVGCESSPPEPEPTPQSSASPTVRRFAPGQPGAGDAYFPSYGNGGYDVREYAIRVRYDPARDQLDGVVTVRATATADLSRFNLDLAGLTVRAVSVDGAPATHEHSGAELTVAPAAGLPAGNGFEVEVRYDGKPAPLENETLGEGGFLHTEDGAIALGQPESASTWFPVNDHPSDKATYDIEVTVPEGLVAVSNGVPTGRASADGWTTWKWAERTPMASYLSTLVIGEYRMETGEHRGRPVVTAVSTRVPRGAVDTSMERTVEVADYLESVFGPYPFGAYGGVVVSDSRIRYALETQSRPVYSAGFFRAGENTGIVAHEIAHQWFGNSVSLQRWQDIWLNEGLATYAEWLWAEHQGDGTAQQAFDSAYAGAGQQIWRVPPGDPGADELFSASVYQRGAMTVHALRVTIGDEAFFRLLRTWAAEKRDGNATTEDFVLLAERVSGRQLDALFDAWLSGRERPDRPR; from the coding sequence ATGACACAGGTACGGCGTACGACCGCCGCCCGCCGCGCCGCACTGCTGCTGGTGACAGGACTGCTGGCCGTCGGCTGTGAGTCGTCCCCGCCCGAGCCGGAGCCCACCCCACAGTCGTCCGCCTCGCCGACCGTCCGTAGGTTCGCTCCCGGTCAGCCCGGGGCGGGGGACGCCTACTTCCCCAGTTACGGCAACGGCGGCTACGACGTCCGCGAGTACGCGATCCGGGTCCGCTACGACCCGGCGCGGGACCAGCTCGACGGCGTGGTCACCGTCCGGGCGACCGCCACCGCCGACCTGTCCCGGTTCAACCTGGACCTGGCCGGGCTGACCGTCCGGGCGGTGAGTGTGGACGGCGCGCCCGCCACGCACGAGCACAGCGGAGCCGAGCTGACCGTCGCCCCCGCCGCCGGCCTGCCCGCCGGCAACGGCTTCGAGGTCGAGGTGCGGTACGACGGCAAGCCCGCGCCGCTGGAGAACGAGACCCTCGGCGAGGGCGGGTTCCTGCACACCGAGGACGGGGCGATCGCCCTCGGTCAACCGGAGTCGGCCAGTACCTGGTTTCCGGTCAACGACCACCCCTCGGACAAGGCGACGTACGACATCGAGGTCACCGTGCCGGAGGGGCTGGTCGCGGTGAGCAACGGCGTGCCGACCGGTCGGGCCAGCGCCGACGGCTGGACCACCTGGAAGTGGGCCGAGCGCACCCCGATGGCGAGCTACCTGAGCACGCTGGTGATCGGCGAGTACCGGATGGAGACGGGCGAGCACCGGGGCCGGCCGGTGGTCACGGCGGTGAGTACCCGGGTGCCCCGGGGCGCGGTCGACACGTCGATGGAGCGGACCGTCGAGGTCGCCGACTACCTGGAGAGCGTCTTCGGGCCGTACCCGTTCGGGGCGTACGGCGGGGTGGTCGTCTCGGACAGCCGGATCCGGTACGCCCTGGAGACGCAGAGCCGGCCGGTGTACTCCGCCGGGTTCTTCCGGGCGGGCGAGAACACCGGCATCGTGGCCCACGAGATCGCGCACCAGTGGTTCGGCAACAGCGTGTCGCTCCAGCGCTGGCAGGACATCTGGCTCAACGAGGGCCTCGCCACCTACGCCGAGTGGCTCTGGGCGGAACACCAGGGCGACGGGACCGCCCAGCAGGCGTTCGACTCCGCGTACGCCGGCGCCGGGCAGCAGATCTGGCGGGTCCCGCCGGGGGACCCGGGAGCGGACGAGCTGTTCAGCGCCTCGGTGTACCAGCGGGGCGCGATGACCGTGCACGCGTTGCGGGTGACCATCGGCGACGAGGCGTTCTTCCGTCTGTTGCGCACCTGGGCCGCCGAGAAACGCGACGGCAACGCCACCACCGAGGACTTCGTGCTCCTGGCCGAGCGGGTCTCCGGCCGGCAGCTCGACGCCCTCTTCGACGCGTGGCTCTCCGGCCGGGAACGCCCAGACCGTCCGCGTTAG